The Solibacillus sp. FSL W7-1436 genome window below encodes:
- a CDS encoding ACP S-malonyltransferase, translated as MKQAWLFPGQGSQYGGFLESLPTHPTIQETLDEASEVLKKDIKLLATAEKLKSTKNVQITMLAAGVATARAFLNEGAKPDYLAGHSVGAFAAAVTSEVLTFEDALHLVSLRGELMESLQDEAYGMAVVVGLPESVLLDITQKFHTNEKPVYVSNRNAPQQLTLSGHKEAMQNVLDYVAGKGASSAKMLNVSTPSHCPLFLPVQDRLAKEMESITLQRPKFPLISNRNARVLRQPSRIVQDLAESIALPVRWHDATSILFENGVRQFIEMSPGDVLKKLAKNAFPEADSYSVEKNGFNDCLYLAKNEGV; from the coding sequence ATGAAACAGGCATGGCTTTTTCCAGGGCAAGGTTCACAATATGGCGGTTTTTTAGAGTCGCTTCCTACGCACCCTACTATACAAGAAACTTTGGACGAAGCTTCGGAGGTTCTAAAAAAAGATATTAAGCTGCTTGCAACAGCTGAAAAATTGAAAAGTACAAAAAATGTCCAGATTACAATGCTGGCAGCCGGAGTTGCAACTGCACGTGCCTTTCTTAATGAAGGTGCAAAACCGGACTATTTGGCAGGTCATTCGGTAGGTGCATTTGCCGCCGCGGTGACAAGCGAGGTATTAACATTTGAAGATGCCCTTCATTTAGTTTCACTTCGTGGGGAACTGATGGAATCTTTACAGGATGAAGCGTATGGAATGGCGGTTGTTGTAGGATTACCTGAATCAGTTCTTTTAGATATAACACAGAAATTCCATACGAATGAAAAGCCGGTCTATGTATCGAATCGTAATGCACCGCAGCAGTTGACTCTATCGGGTCATAAGGAAGCAATGCAAAATGTACTGGACTACGTGGCAGGAAAAGGGGCAAGTTCAGCAAAAATGCTGAATGTTTCTACACCATCCCATTGTCCATTGTTTTTACCGGTTCAGGATCGATTGGCAAAAGAGATGGAGAGCATAACGCTCCAACGTCCGAAATTCCCGTTGATTTCAAACCGAAATGCACGGGTACTTCGCCAGCCTTCCCGTATTGTTCAGGATTTGGCTGAAAGTATTGCTTTACCTGTCAGATGGCATGATGCAACTTCGATTTTATTTGAAAATGGTGTTCGTCAATTTATTGAGATGTCGCCAGGGGATGTGTTAAAAAAACTTGCTAAAAATGCGTTCCCAGAGGCGGATAGCTATAGTGTGGAAAAGAACGGATTTAATGATTGTCTATATTTAGCAAAAAATGAAGGGGTGTAA
- a CDS encoding response regulator transcription factor has translation MRILVVDDDAFIRKLIGIHLKKEGFEALFASDGMEALNLLQQEQVDLAIVDVMMPKMDGISLTKNLAEIGVPVLMLTAKTTLDDKEKGFLAGADDYMVKPFEPKELLFRVRAILRRFQKVERSQIKIANMLIDRQTYEVKVGGQVSLLPLKEFELLGILCSRPEVVFTRDQLMEQVWGYDYDGDDFTLTTHIKRLRSRLEEVNAQVKIQTVRGIGYKIEELK, from the coding sequence ATGCGTATATTAGTTGTAGATGACGATGCTTTTATCCGGAAACTAATCGGCATCCATTTGAAAAAAGAAGGTTTCGAAGCGCTGTTTGCAAGTGATGGCATGGAAGCGCTGAATTTACTGCAGCAGGAACAGGTCGACTTGGCGATTGTCGATGTCATGATGCCGAAAATGGATGGCATAAGCCTGACGAAAAATCTCGCTGAAATCGGTGTACCTGTATTGATGCTGACTGCTAAAACAACGCTCGATGATAAGGAAAAAGGGTTTTTGGCAGGGGCTGATGACTATATGGTGAAGCCGTTCGAACCAAAAGAACTGCTGTTTCGAGTGCGTGCGATTTTACGACGCTTTCAAAAAGTTGAACGGAGTCAAATAAAAATCGCCAACATGCTCATTGACCGGCAAACATATGAAGTAAAAGTAGGGGGGCAAGTATCGCTGCTGCCTTTAAAGGAATTTGAACTATTAGGCATTTTATGTTCAAGACCGGAAGTCGTATTTACGCGAGATCAGCTAATGGAACAAGTATGGGGTTATGATTATGACGGGGATGATTTTACTCTGACAACACATATTAAGCGTCTGCGCAGCCGGTTGGAGGAAGTGAATGCACAGGTGAAAATTCAAACCGTACGTGGAATCGGCTATAAAATAGAGGAATTGAAATGA
- a CDS encoding MMPL family transporter gives MNKFLNPITDWVSTKRGAWITLIVWLVLMIGLSAGPMLSEYKVTNFQSLPDDAQSIIAENKLSEYFPNDEGTPGILVFHNENGEINVDSVKEILNAMIAENIEGVDQIVDISNLPPQALAGFTSEDKTTMIVPMTLEQGLGNSAYAEINDFATEIGNEAAEKTGDTQFYITGPAGIAGDTVKLFEQADLQLLFATIGIILVLLIIIYRSPLLAIIPLLATVIVYQVVNQSVALMGAAGLEINNSTTSIMSILLFAAVIDYSLFVFSRYREELNHYENKYEAMKYAMRATGEPVFFAGGTVLAAMLVLFFADFRDYQNFAPIFGTAVFVIMLGSITLVPALFALFGRKAFWPKVPKFGETKEVKHGIWGAIAKFVVNRPYLSGGLVLIFMIITSLNVFNLDYEFDTVKSFPEELPSRVGYEIVESRFDKGELAPTSLLIESEQALTEQQKQDLTEALLAEDEIASVRPSAVSEDETKLKLSMAFDLNPYDPEAIDKLEEMRENSAEYLAAADIAGELHFAGTTAKLLDERDVNNGDIIKIVILETILILVLLFVLTKSWKMPIYMMATILVSYLSALGLGLFLVDVLFGYDAISTRVPVYAFIFLVALGIDYNIILVSRFLEERKRATVKQALEIAIRNTGGVISSAGIILAATFAALMTMPIADLFVFGFIVAVGILIDTFLVRGMLLPMLILTFEKDKK, from the coding sequence GAATATAAAGTGACAAACTTCCAGTCACTGCCGGATGATGCACAATCAATTATCGCTGAAAATAAGTTAAGCGAATACTTCCCGAATGATGAAGGAACACCAGGTATATTGGTCTTCCATAATGAAAACGGGGAAATTAATGTCGACAGTGTAAAAGAAATTTTAAATGCAATGATTGCGGAAAACATTGAAGGTGTTGACCAGATTGTCGACATTTCGAACTTGCCGCCACAAGCTTTAGCAGGATTCACGTCGGAAGATAAGACGACGATGATCGTGCCAATGACACTTGAGCAAGGTCTTGGAAATTCGGCCTATGCGGAAATTAACGATTTTGCAACTGAAATCGGAAATGAAGCTGCTGAAAAAACAGGGGATACGCAGTTCTATATTACCGGTCCAGCCGGGATTGCCGGGGATACTGTAAAACTGTTTGAACAAGCGGACTTACAGCTATTATTTGCGACAATCGGGATTATTTTAGTGCTATTAATCATTATTTACCGTTCTCCACTTTTAGCGATTATTCCATTATTGGCAACAGTAATAGTTTATCAAGTAGTCAATCAGTCAGTTGCTTTAATGGGGGCAGCAGGTTTAGAAATTAATAACTCTACAACATCGATTATGAGTATTTTATTATTCGCTGCAGTAATCGATTACTCATTATTCGTATTCTCGCGTTATCGTGAAGAACTGAATCATTACGAAAACAAATATGAAGCAATGAAATATGCGATGCGTGCAACTGGTGAGCCGGTATTCTTTGCGGGTGGAACAGTGTTGGCTGCAATGCTTGTACTATTCTTCGCAGATTTCCGTGACTACCAAAACTTCGCACCAATCTTTGGTACAGCAGTATTTGTTATTATGTTAGGTTCAATTACATTAGTTCCGGCGTTATTCGCACTATTTGGCCGTAAAGCATTCTGGCCGAAAGTACCGAAATTCGGCGAGACAAAAGAAGTAAAACATGGTATTTGGGGAGCAATTGCCAAGTTTGTCGTAAACAGACCTTATTTATCAGGTGGATTAGTCCTGATTTTCATGATTATTACTTCATTGAATGTGTTCAATCTGGATTATGAATTTGATACGGTAAAATCATTCCCTGAAGAATTGCCTTCACGTGTCGGCTATGAAATCGTCGAGTCACGCTTTGATAAAGGGGAACTTGCACCGACTTCACTGTTAATCGAAAGTGAGCAGGCATTAACAGAACAGCAGAAGCAAGATTTAACGGAAGCGTTATTAGCTGAAGATGAAATTGCGTCTGTTCGTCCATCAGCTGTTTCGGAAGATGAAACGAAACTTAAATTATCAATGGCTTTTGATTTGAATCCATATGATCCGGAAGCAATCGATAAGCTTGAAGAAATGCGTGAAAACAGCGCGGAGTATTTAGCGGCAGCAGATATTGCCGGTGAGCTGCACTTTGCGGGAACAACAGCTAAACTGCTGGATGAACGCGATGTAAACAACGGTGATATTATTAAAATTGTTATTTTAGAAACGATTTTAATTTTAGTATTATTGTTTGTGTTAACAAAGTCTTGGAAAATGCCGATTTACATGATGGCAACAATTTTAGTGTCGTATTTATCGGCATTGGGATTAGGTTTATTTTTAGTTGATGTATTATTTGGCTACGATGCAATCAGTACACGTGTACCTGTCTATGCATTTATATTCCTCGTTGCGCTGGGTATTGACTACAACATTATTTTAGTGTCCCGATTCCTAGAAGAACGCAAACGTGCAACAGTAAAACAGGCACTGGAAATTGCTATCCGTAATACAGGTGGTGTAATTTCGTCAGCAGGTATCATACTTGCAGCAACTTTCGCGGCATTAATGACAATGCCGATTGCCGATCTGTTCGTATTTGGCTTTATCGTTGCAGTTGGTATTCTTATAGATACATTCCTAGTACGTGGTATGTTATTACCGATGCTCATATTAACATTTGAAAAAGACAAGAAGTAA
- the madM gene encoding malonate transporter subunit MadM produces MWDALKTALESNGLITGFVIVGITMYVAYLISNKLTKGLIHGSAIAIVLGLVLAYLGGVYSEGTKGLADISLFAGIGLLGGSMLRDFAIVATSFGANFDEIKKAGIRGISSLFIGVGLSFVVGIIFALIFGYTDAVSLATIGAGTVTYIVGPVTGAALGASSEVIAISIAAGLVKSVLVMVGTPFIARFIGLNNPLTAMVYGGLMGTTSGVTGGLAATDVRLVPYGAVTATFYTGLGCLLCPTLLFILTDMIW; encoded by the coding sequence ATGTGGGATGCTCTTAAAACTGCTTTAGAATCGAATGGCTTAATTACTGGTTTTGTCATTGTCGGGATTACTATGTATGTCGCATATTTAATTTCGAATAAATTAACAAAGGGGCTTATTCATGGCTCGGCTATTGCGATTGTTCTCGGATTAGTATTAGCCTATCTCGGCGGTGTTTACAGTGAAGGTACAAAGGGTTTAGCAGATATCTCGCTATTTGCAGGTATCGGGCTTTTAGGCGGAAGTATGCTTCGTGACTTTGCCATTGTAGCTACATCATTTGGAGCAAACTTTGACGAAATTAAAAAAGCAGGTATTCGCGGAATTTCATCACTCTTTATCGGTGTTGGATTATCGTTTGTAGTCGGTATTATTTTTGCGCTTATTTTTGGTTATACAGATGCTGTAAGTCTTGCTACAATCGGTGCCGGTACAGTTACTTATATTGTTGGTCCAGTAACAGGAGCAGCATTAGGTGCAAGTTCGGAAGTTATTGCAATCAGTATTGCAGCCGGATTAGTAAAATCGGTATTAGTAATGGTGGGTACTCCGTTTATTGCACGATTCATTGGTTTAAACAATCCATTAACTGCGATGGTTTACGGTGGTTTAATGGGAACTACTTCCGGTGTTACGGGAGGATTAGCTGCAACGGATGTACGATTGGTCCCGTATGGCGCCGTTACAGCTACTTTCTACACAGGTTTAGGCTGCTTACTTTGCCCTACCCTGTTATTCATTTTAACAGATATGATTTGGTAA
- the mdcA gene encoding malonate decarboxylase subunit alpha translates to MVIIQQQRSWSTRLEGKKKRLAEVEHLVNGVTIPTEKIVDVLELLIKPGDRVVLEGNNQKQASFLSQALVKVDPERVHDLHMIMSSVSRPEHLDIFEEGIAKKIDLSFAGPQSLRIAQMIEDGRLILGDLHTYVELYGRLFIDLIPNVALVAADKADRFGNLYTGPNTEETPTIVEAAAFRDGIVIAQVNEIVDELPRVDIPGSWVDFIVEADEPYELEPLFTRDPRHITDIQILQAMMCIRGIYEKHGVQSLNHGIGFNTAAIELLLPSYGEQLGLKGKICKNWVLNPHPTLIPAIETGWVESVHCFGGELGMEKYVQARRDIFFTGKDGSLRSNRTLAQLAGQYAVDLFIGSTLQMDAYGNSSTVTKGRVAGYGGAPNMGHDPGGRRHSTEAWYNMMTSQDELARGKKLVVQVAETFQDANTPVFVERLDAIDVKKQANLAVAPVMIYAEDVTHVVTEEGIAYLYKTDSPAERREMIASIAGVTPLGMENDVKRTKSLRERGLVAMPEDLNILRGEANRSLLAAKNIDELVQWSGGLYEPPTKFKSW, encoded by the coding sequence ATGGTAATAATTCAACAGCAGCGTTCTTGGTCAACAAGATTGGAAGGAAAGAAAAAGAGATTGGCGGAAGTGGAACATCTAGTAAATGGTGTAACAATTCCTACAGAGAAAATTGTAGATGTACTTGAATTGCTTATTAAACCGGGGGATCGGGTTGTTCTTGAAGGGAACAATCAGAAGCAGGCTTCATTTTTATCTCAAGCTCTTGTAAAGGTAGATCCAGAGCGTGTACATGATTTACATATGATTATGTCCAGTGTATCGCGTCCGGAACATTTAGATATTTTTGAAGAAGGTATCGCTAAGAAGATTGACTTAAGTTTTGCTGGACCTCAAAGTTTACGAATCGCACAGATGATTGAAGACGGCCGATTAATTTTAGGGGACCTGCACACATATGTTGAGCTTTATGGAAGATTGTTTATCGATTTAATTCCGAATGTTGCATTAGTTGCAGCTGATAAAGCAGACCGCTTCGGGAACTTATATACAGGGCCAAACACGGAAGAAACACCAACAATTGTAGAAGCAGCAGCCTTCCGTGATGGTATTGTCATCGCTCAGGTAAATGAAATTGTGGATGAACTGCCGCGTGTTGATATACCGGGTTCTTGGGTCGATTTCATCGTTGAAGCAGATGAACCGTATGAGCTTGAGCCATTATTTACACGTGATCCACGCCATATTACAGATATTCAGATTTTACAGGCGATGATGTGTATTCGCGGTATTTATGAAAAACACGGCGTTCAATCTTTAAACCATGGGATTGGTTTTAATACGGCTGCAATCGAGCTGCTATTACCTTCATATGGTGAGCAATTAGGGTTGAAAGGTAAAATATGCAAAAACTGGGTTCTTAATCCGCACCCGACACTAATTCCTGCGATCGAAACAGGATGGGTAGAAAGTGTTCACTGTTTCGGCGGTGAATTAGGAATGGAAAAATACGTGCAGGCACGTCGCGATATTTTCTTCACAGGTAAAGATGGCAGTCTGCGTTCAAATCGTACGTTGGCACAGCTTGCAGGTCAGTATGCGGTTGACTTATTTATCGGATCGACATTGCAAATGGATGCATACGGCAATTCATCGACGGTAACAAAAGGGCGCGTTGCAGGTTATGGTGGTGCACCGAATATGGGGCATGATCCGGGCGGACGCCGTCACTCAACGGAAGCTTGGTATAACATGATGACAAGTCAGGATGAACTGGCACGCGGGAAAAAGCTTGTTGTGCAAGTAGCCGAAACTTTCCAGGATGCCAACACACCGGTCTTTGTTGAACGTTTGGACGCAATTGATGTAAAGAAACAGGCGAATTTGGCAGTAGCACCGGTCATGATTTATGCGGAAGATGTTACACATGTTGTGACAGAAGAAGGGATTGCCTACCTGTATAAAACAGATAGTCCGGCAGAGCGAAGAGAAATGATTGCTTCGATTGCAGGGGTGACACCGTTAGGGATGGAAAATGATGTGAAGCGCACAAAGTCTCTTCGCGAGCGCGGTTTAGTGGCTATGCCGGAAGACTTGAATATTTTACGCGGTGAAGCGAATCGTTCACTATTGGCAGCGAAAAATATTGATGAACTTGTTCAATGGTCTGGTGGATTATATGAGCCACCAACGAAATTCAAAAGTTGGTAA
- a CDS encoding carbohydrate kinase family protein: MKKILCIGELLIDFFTTHTEVSIIEAKTFEKQAGGAPANVAATIAMLGGQAYFCGKVGDDAFGHFLKQTLDQAGVHTDQLIMDPAAPTTLAFVSRQKDGERDFIFNRGADELLSVEDLDLQQLMTMDMIHFGSATALLSEPFSKTYEQLMQTLHLQNHFISFDPNYRADLWKGDSELFIQKCEPFVEAANFIKMSDEELLLFARTDNFEQAIEWLTQFTGKTIAITQGASGTMLIQNRQIATVPAFPVNPVDTTGAGDAFVGAVMYQLSKFEVINLSFNEWVKVIEFANHAAAKVCEKVGAIEALSTLKELR; the protein is encoded by the coding sequence ATGAAAAAAATTCTTTGTATTGGAGAATTGCTCATCGACTTTTTTACAACTCATACGGAAGTATCCATTATCGAAGCGAAAACATTTGAAAAACAGGCAGGCGGCGCCCCGGCAAATGTAGCAGCAACGATAGCGATGCTTGGAGGACAGGCATACTTCTGCGGAAAAGTGGGCGACGATGCATTTGGTCACTTTTTAAAACAAACATTGGATCAGGCCGGTGTTCATACAGATCAGCTGATAATGGATCCGGCTGCACCGACTACTTTGGCCTTTGTTTCAAGACAAAAAGACGGTGAGCGTGATTTTATCTTTAATCGTGGGGCCGACGAACTGCTCAGTGTGGAAGATTTGGATCTGCAGCAGCTTATGACAATGGATATGATTCATTTCGGCTCTGCCACTGCCCTTTTAAGCGAACCTTTCAGTAAAACGTACGAACAGTTAATGCAAACTTTGCATCTGCAAAACCATTTTATTTCATTTGATCCAAACTACCGTGCAGATTTATGGAAAGGTGATTCCGAATTGTTCATCCAAAAATGCGAACCTTTCGTAGAAGCTGCAAATTTCATTAAGATGAGTGATGAGGAACTGTTATTATTCGCAAGGACGGATAACTTCGAACAGGCAATCGAATGGCTCACACAGTTTACCGGTAAAACAATCGCCATTACACAAGGCGCATCCGGTACAATGCTTATTCAAAACAGACAAATTGCAACCGTTCCGGCATTTCCCGTAAACCCTGTCGATACAACCGGTGCAGGTGATGCTTTTGTCGGTGCCGTTATGTATCAGTTAAGCAAGTTTGAAGTCATAAATCTCTCGTTCAATGAATGGGTGAAAGTCATCGAATTTGCCAATCATGCTGCAGCAAAAGTATGCGAAAAGGTCGGTGCAATCGAAGCACTTTCCACTTTAAAAGAACTTCGATAA
- a CDS encoding GntR family transcriptional regulator, producing the protein MNYFERALDNALSIRIANNLLEQVLNGELRPGDQVVESIYAEQYETSRSPVREAIYLLATEGIIERVPRKGAFIKGYTLDDMKDLLDVRNHLEMLAAERIENPSKEKGTLKEMKAVLAKMTKTKSYTEYTHLNYQFHFLIFKLSNSPVLNDMYSKIALPLLRIQVIHFSNNEIIEKSIIEHTSIYECLKNDDLEQLKSILRKHTEDVIFSVRNKQL; encoded by the coding sequence ATGAATTATTTTGAAAGAGCATTAGACAATGCCTTATCGATTAGAATCGCCAATAACTTGCTCGAACAAGTATTGAATGGTGAGTTAAGACCAGGAGATCAAGTCGTGGAATCGATATATGCAGAACAGTATGAAACGAGCCGTTCTCCTGTAAGAGAAGCAATTTATTTATTAGCGACAGAAGGAATCATTGAGCGTGTACCACGAAAAGGGGCATTCATTAAAGGCTACACATTGGATGATATGAAAGATTTACTGGATGTGCGAAATCATTTGGAAATGCTGGCAGCCGAACGTATAGAAAATCCTAGTAAAGAAAAAGGCACACTGAAAGAAATGAAAGCCGTCTTGGCTAAGATGACGAAAACGAAAAGCTATACAGAATATACGCACTTAAATTATCAGTTTCATTTTCTCATATTTAAATTAAGTAATAGTCCGGTGCTAAATGATATGTACAGTAAAATCGCACTGCCATTACTTCGAATTCAAGTGATCCATTTTTCCAATAACGAAATTATCGAAAAGTCGATTATTGAGCATACAAGTATTTACGAATGCTTAAAGAATGATGACTTGGAACAACTGAAATCAATTTTAAGAAAGCATACAGAAGATGTAATTTTCAGTGTCCGGAATAAGCAGTTATAA
- a CDS encoding sensor histidine kinase yields the protein MKTLYRQYIVVTLAVIIISITMSMLLIGQIYKSQIRPDTDAKNYEVAEEVQQILKSMPKESADAYFQSIAKLGYQIGVIYPDGNLTSYGSAFKKTRLTPEMLSIVGTDNVYHGIRDYNGSSYFMNHFANDIRNTIGVSFQLNEENYAFFIRQENATLFSEMHLLIVSFIIITAVVILLTMILLARQLVRPLKQLQQATKQIALENYDIQLTIDRNDELGQLATQFQKMANRLAENDQLKKDFINNVSHDFQSPLLNIQGYANVLKDAENTEEERVQYLEIIEQETKRLSALTKQLLLLSSLDQKNLPVQKKTYSLDKQLKERLFSKRWKLDDKQMELVYELEPVEVYADEQLMEQVWDNLLSNAIRYSEDKGKIIVTCSKKDNQIFVTIKDNGIGIPEEALEKVKERFYRVDPSRSSQSSGLGLAIVTEIVNRHAGQFTIESELGKGTKVTVALNVH from the coding sequence ATGAAAACATTATACAGACAATATATTGTCGTGACATTGGCTGTAATCATTATAAGCATTACGATGTCGATGCTGTTAATCGGACAAATTTATAAATCGCAAATAAGACCTGACACAGATGCCAAAAACTATGAGGTAGCCGAGGAAGTTCAGCAAATTTTAAAATCAATGCCGAAAGAAAGTGCGGATGCCTACTTTCAATCCATCGCAAAGCTTGGCTATCAAATAGGAGTTATTTATCCGGATGGAAATTTAACTTCATACGGAAGTGCATTTAAAAAAACACGTCTCACGCCTGAAATGTTAAGCATTGTCGGTACAGATAACGTTTATCACGGCATTCGTGACTACAACGGTTCTTCCTACTTTATGAATCATTTCGCGAATGATATTCGAAATACGATCGGTGTGTCATTTCAATTAAATGAAGAGAACTATGCATTTTTTATTCGTCAGGAAAATGCCACACTGTTTTCGGAAATGCATTTATTGATCGTCAGTTTCATTATTATTACCGCTGTCGTTATTTTACTGACAATGATTTTACTTGCCCGTCAGCTTGTAAGGCCATTAAAGCAATTGCAGCAGGCGACAAAGCAAATTGCCCTTGAAAATTACGATATCCAATTAACGATTGACCGTAATGATGAGCTCGGTCAGCTTGCCACACAGTTTCAGAAGATGGCCAATCGCCTTGCGGAAAATGATCAGTTAAAGAAAGACTTCATCAATAATGTATCCCATGACTTTCAATCACCGTTGCTCAACATTCAAGGCTATGCGAATGTACTGAAAGATGCGGAGAATACGGAAGAAGAACGTGTGCAATATTTGGAGATTATTGAGCAGGAAACGAAGCGTCTTTCCGCATTAACAAAGCAATTGCTATTACTAAGCTCACTTGACCAGAAGAATTTACCGGTACAAAAAAAGACCTATTCTTTAGATAAACAGTTGAAGGAGCGGCTATTTTCAAAGCGGTGGAAACTGGATGATAAGCAGATGGAGCTTGTATACGAGCTGGAACCGGTTGAAGTTTATGCGGATGAGCAGTTAATGGAGCAAGTTTGGGATAATTTGCTTTCAAATGCCATTCGCTACAGCGAGGACAAAGGGAAAATTATAGTTACATGCAGTAAAAAAGACAATCAGATTTTTGTGACGATAAAAGATAACGGGATCGGTATTCCTGAAGAAGCACTTGAAAAGGTGAAGGAACGATTTTACCGGGTGGACCCTTCACGGTCGAGTCAAAGCAGCGGGTTAGGCTTGGCAATTGTAACAGAAATCGTTAACCGCCATGCGGGACAGTTTACTATTGAAAGCGAGCTTGGAAAAGGAACGAAAGTGACAGTTGCTTTAAATGTCCATTAA
- the madL gene encoding malonate transporter subunit MadL: MVIYGVAILAGCFLFGMFCGELIGTLMGIDSNVGGVGIAMLLLIVVVDKLQKNGKISKPAESGLAFWNAMYIPIVIAMAASQNVLGALTGGPLAIIAGIAVVLISWLVVPLLSGKKAKESAIEFNKNNPATGEVN; encoded by the coding sequence ATGGTTATATATGGTGTTGCCATTTTAGCGGGGTGTTTCTTATTTGGGATGTTCTGTGGTGAATTGATTGGTACTTTAATGGGGATTGATTCAAATGTGGGTGGCGTAGGTATTGCGATGTTGCTACTAATTGTAGTCGTGGATAAATTGCAGAAGAATGGGAAAATCAGCAAACCTGCCGAAAGTGGCTTAGCTTTCTGGAATGCAATGTATATCCCTATCGTTATCGCGATGGCAGCAAGTCAAAATGTATTAGGTGCATTAACTGGAGGTCCTCTGGCGATCATTGCAGGAATTGCAGTTGTTCTTATTAGTTGGTTAGTCGTTCCATTGTTAAGCGGAAAAAAGGCGAAAGAATCTGCTATTGAGTTCAATAAAAATAACCCGGCAACAGGGGAGGTAAACTAA